In one window of Lewinella sp. 4G2 DNA:
- a CDS encoding oligosaccharide flippase family protein — MTNQFFRNALFQVSLNLLVKGIYLFGVERVVQNTLPEGDYGLYFSLLGLGMLLQVIADFGLQLYNSRELSGDRDRLAAYFPYFIGLKIILGSVFFLALLVVGNWIGYTRTEIQLLVLAGTVQFFNSLVLYLRSNLSGLGRYALDGWFSVLDKTLLIITVGGLLLFAPEHLTIFRFASLQLLAWGLTAAGLLYVVWDRLPQKLPRFERGRMAELLRGGAPFALAVFLTVAYSRIDAVMIERLLPDGDVQSNHYAAAYRLLDAMNMVGWLLAGLLIPMYARMRAAGEDIRPLLKFSARLLVAGSVCAAVPLALYAQPVVDLLYVFANESTGLILSALAVTFVAQCLNYAYGSLLSAAGFIGRMNYVYVFGIVLNIGGNWLLLPAYGAVGAAVMTLVTQSFIALTQLFLAHRWLGISLRVIGWGPVLVFILLLGTCGSALVWRGVPWLLAFSLLLFGGLLLALGFGLIDLNKLRALPAERKGNEE, encoded by the coding sequence ATGACCAACCAATTCTTTCGTAACGCGCTGTTCCAGGTGTCCCTTAACCTACTGGTGAAGGGGATTTACCTCTTTGGCGTAGAGCGTGTCGTCCAGAACACGTTACCGGAAGGGGATTACGGTTTGTACTTCAGCCTTCTCGGGTTGGGGATGCTGTTGCAGGTCATCGCGGATTTTGGGCTCCAGTTGTACAACAGTCGGGAACTGAGTGGGGACCGTGACCGACTTGCCGCCTACTTTCCTTACTTCATCGGGCTGAAGATTATTTTGGGGTCAGTCTTTTTTCTGGCCCTTTTGGTGGTGGGGAACTGGATCGGGTATACGCGGACGGAAATTCAGTTACTCGTCCTGGCAGGAACGGTTCAATTCTTTAACTCGCTGGTGCTTTACCTCCGGTCCAATCTCTCTGGTTTAGGCCGGTACGCGCTGGACGGGTGGTTCAGCGTGCTGGATAAGACCCTGCTGATCATCACGGTCGGTGGCCTATTGCTCTTCGCCCCGGAGCACTTGACGATCTTCCGTTTCGCGAGCTTACAACTGCTGGCGTGGGGGCTTACGGCGGCCGGTTTGCTCTACGTGGTTTGGGACCGTCTCCCCCAGAAGTTACCCCGCTTTGAACGTGGCCGGATGGCGGAATTACTGAGGGGTGGGGCACCGTTCGCCCTGGCGGTCTTCCTCACCGTAGCCTATTCCCGGATCGATGCCGTCATGATTGAGCGCCTGTTGCCGGACGGAGACGTGCAGTCCAACCACTACGCCGCCGCCTACCGTTTGCTGGATGCGATGAATATGGTCGGGTGGTTACTGGCGGGGCTCCTCATCCCCATGTACGCGCGGATGCGGGCGGCGGGGGAGGATATCCGTCCGCTACTCAAGTTCAGTGCTCGGTTACTTGTGGCCGGTTCGGTATGTGCGGCCGTTCCGCTGGCCCTGTACGCTCAGCCGGTTGTGGATCTGCTGTACGTTTTCGCTAACGAAAGTACGGGCTTGATCCTTTCCGCACTGGCCGTCACTTTCGTGGCTCAGTGCCTGAACTACGCCTACGGTTCCCTACTCAGCGCAGCGGGCTTCATTGGGCGGATGAACTACGTTTACGTCTTCGGCATCGTCCTCAATATCGGCGGAAATTGGTTGCTATTGCCGGCCTACGGGGCGGTGGGGGCGGCCGTGATGACGCTGGTCACCCAGTCCTTCATTGCGTTAACGCAGTTGTTTTTAGCCCACCGTTGGCTCGGTATTTCGCTGAGGGTTATTGGTTGGGGCCCGGTCCTCGTTTTTATCCTATTGCTGGGCACCTGCGGCAGCGCCCTCGTCTGGCGAGGTGTGCCGTGGCTGCTTGCGTTCAGTTTGCTGCTTTTCGGTGGCCTGCTGCTGGCACTCGGTTTCGGGTTGATTGACCTGAATAAATTACGCGCCCTCCCCGCGGAACGCAAGGGAAATGAAGAGTAG
- the hemH gene encoding ferrochelatase yields MHVQQHFGKKGVLLVNLGTPDAPTPRAVNRYLGEFLTDPRVIDNLPGPAQQVLVRGIIAPIRSGIVNPFKPGGSTKLYQELWTENGSPLKYYGEVLVEHVAKELGDEYEVRLAMRYQNPSIDSALQELLAAGVSSVTVFPLFPQYASATTGSVHQEVMRLLSKEQTIPNVNLVNSYYEHPALIKVFADNARDMGGLDDYDHIIFSYHGLPQRQLKKADASDCYCYADGTSSCCHSIQQVNQFCYSAQCFATTRAIAAELGLSEDRYTTSFQSRLGFDDWAKPYTIDILEELAKEKGAKRLLCFSPAFVSDCLETTIEIGLEYQEEFEEWGGEKIDLVPSLNDDPRWIKAVVEMVRAES; encoded by the coding sequence ATGCACGTACAGCAACATTTTGGAAAAAAGGGCGTCCTCCTCGTCAATTTGGGGACGCCGGACGCACCCACCCCCAGAGCAGTAAATCGCTACCTCGGCGAGTTTCTGACCGACCCCCGGGTGATTGATAACCTGCCCGGCCCGGCCCAACAAGTGCTGGTGCGCGGCATCATTGCCCCCATCCGTTCCGGTATCGTGAACCCCTTCAAACCCGGTGGCTCCACCAAACTGTACCAGGAACTCTGGACGGAAAACGGCAGCCCCCTGAAGTACTACGGCGAAGTACTCGTGGAGCACGTGGCCAAGGAGCTGGGCGACGAGTACGAAGTTCGCCTCGCCATGCGCTACCAGAACCCGAGTATCGACTCCGCCCTCCAGGAATTGCTGGCCGCCGGCGTGAGCTCCGTAACGGTCTTCCCCCTCTTCCCCCAGTACGCGAGCGCAACGACAGGCAGCGTCCACCAGGAAGTGATGCGGCTCTTGAGCAAGGAGCAGACGATCCCCAACGTCAACCTCGTCAATAGCTACTACGAGCACCCGGCCCTCATCAAAGTATTCGCCGACAACGCCCGCGACATGGGTGGTTTGGACGACTACGACCACATCATCTTCAGCTACCACGGCCTGCCGCAACGGCAACTGAAAAAAGCGGATGCCTCCGATTGCTACTGCTACGCGGACGGTACCTCGAGTTGTTGCCACTCCATCCAGCAGGTGAACCAGTTTTGCTACAGCGCCCAGTGTTTCGCGACGACCCGCGCGATTGCGGCGGAACTAGGTTTGAGTGAGGACCGGTACACTACCTCTTTCCAGTCCCGCCTCGGTTTTGATGACTGGGCCAAGCCTTATACCATCGATATTCTGGAGGAGTTGGCGAAGGAGAAGGGCGCCAAACGCCTCCTCTGTTTCAGCCCGGCCTTCGTAAGTGATTGCCTGGAGACGACGATCGAAATTGGTTTGGAGTACCAAGAAGAGTTTGAAGAGTGGGGTGGGGAGAAGATTGATTTGGTGCCGAGTTTGAATGATGACCCGCGGTGGATCAAGGCGGTGGTGGAGATGGTGCGGGCGGAGAGTTGA